The Desulfomonilaceae bacterium genome has a segment encoding these proteins:
- a CDS encoding peptidylprolyl isomerase has protein sequence MKSKFILICLYSVFGFFVFQKTVLAAGYSDRIAAIVNSDVILESDVKKQKQPLIRSLVNLPLGIVPPGKWPTEREILDELVVIHLLEQEATKKGITLDDKAVDASIDSIKKRNNLTDEQFVLFLAANGLSFANYKQLMTRQYRLTKLIDSEVTRKTPISEEDAEKYYKKHESEINQEYQKLLESMAPPAPPEEESKPNIPTEEKVFLGGKIRLRQITLKVGGGKKPKDVQRVMETAKTVYQKAQTGEDFSKLAKKYSQDNLAKSGGDLGFMDYKDMVPQLQKMVQHMKVGDMTPPLRTADSFLMFYLDDAKNRKEKSLPIPEKTRKELEKRWKQEYEKRLAAKKSQTTQKREQESMNAEVNQNISPEDSKKIKSLGILTPEEIKDYSKVRNKVITILRTELIQSRMKDWIDELKRNSIIEVKL, from the coding sequence ATGAAATCTAAGTTTATCCTGATTTGTCTTTATTCCGTTTTTGGTTTTTTCGTCTTTCAGAAAACGGTTCTCGCCGCCGGTTACTCGGATAGAATAGCGGCTATAGTAAACTCAGACGTGATCCTGGAGTCTGATGTAAAAAAGCAGAAACAGCCATTGATAAGAAGTTTGGTGAATTTGCCTCTGGGGATTGTCCCCCCTGGAAAATGGCCGACTGAAAGAGAAATTCTGGATGAACTCGTAGTCATTCACCTTTTGGAACAAGAAGCCACGAAAAAAGGAATCACTCTGGATGATAAAGCGGTTGACGCGAGTATAGATTCCATAAAGAAACGTAACAACTTGACGGATGAACAGTTCGTGCTTTTCCTCGCGGCCAACGGACTTAGTTTCGCGAACTACAAACAGTTGATGACTCGACAATACCGGTTGACCAAACTGATTGATTCGGAGGTCACCAGAAAAACACCCATTAGCGAGGAAGACGCCGAGAAATATTACAAAAAGCATGAATCTGAAATTAATCAGGAATACCAAAAGCTTCTCGAGAGTATGGCTCCTCCCGCGCCGCCTGAAGAAGAATCCAAACCTAATATTCCTACCGAAGAAAAGGTCTTTCTTGGAGGAAAGATCAGGCTTCGCCAAATAACCCTTAAAGTTGGAGGCGGGAAAAAACCTAAAGATGTCCAGCGGGTCATGGAAACTGCCAAGACAGTATACCAAAAAGCTCAGACTGGAGAGGACTTCAGTAAACTGGCCAAGAAATATTCTCAGGATAATTTAGCAAAAAGTGGAGGTGATCTCGGATTCATGGATTACAAGGACATGGTTCCACAACTCCAGAAAATGGTCCAACACATGAAGGTCGGAGATATGACCCCTCCCTTGAGGACCGCGGATTCGTTTCTTATGTTTTATCTTGATGACGCGAAGAATCGGAAGGAAAAGAGTCTACCGATTCCCGAAAAAACGCGTAAGGAACTCGAAAAGCGATGGAAACAGGAATACGAAAAGAGGTTAGCGGCCAAGAAATCGCAGACGACCCAGAAACGTGAACAAGAGAGTATGAATGCTGAAGTTAATCAAAATATCTCTCCTGAAGATTCAAAGAAAATTAAATCTTTGGGTATTTTGACCCCTGAAGAAATCAAAGATTATTCAAAGGTTCGCAATAAAGTCATTACCATTCTAAGAACCGAATTGATACAATCACGGATGAAAGATTGGATTGACGAACTTAAACGCAATTCCATAATCGAAGTAAAACTTTGA
- a CDS encoding rod shape-determining protein, whose amino-acid sequence MLFNFIASRVSRDLAIDLGTANTLVYSRGSGIVVDEPSVVAIRKRDKRISEVWVGVDAKKMIGKVPESIEVYRPLRDGVIANFEIASLMLKFFIQKAHGRKAFVRPRVIISVPSGVTPVERRAVRDATLNAGAGEVFVIEEAMAAAMGAGLPVTEPMSNMIVDIGGGTTEVAIISLTGVVYSNSIKIAGDKLDSDILNFVRKNYSILIGASTAEQIKMLIGRAYIEDDQEDEIDIKGRDLMDGIPKTITINSSEITMAIMDSVNTIVDSVKSALEQCPPELAADIIDTGIVLTGGGALLKNLDVRVKREIGVPVVVPDDPLTTVVRGAGMMLEDIELLREIANN is encoded by the coding sequence ATGCTGTTCAACTTTATAGCCTCAAGAGTCTCAAGAGATTTGGCCATAGATCTGGGTACAGCCAATACCCTGGTCTATAGCCGCGGTTCCGGCATAGTGGTTGACGAACCTTCTGTTGTAGCTATTAGAAAAAGAGACAAGAGAATCTCGGAAGTCTGGGTTGGCGTTGACGCAAAGAAGATGATTGGAAAGGTGCCGGAATCGATAGAAGTATACAGGCCGTTGAGGGACGGTGTCATAGCCAATTTTGAAATTGCAAGCCTTATGCTGAAATTTTTTATCCAGAAGGCTCACGGCAGAAAGGCTTTTGTCCGCCCCAGGGTCATAATTTCGGTTCCGTCCGGTGTAACTCCTGTAGAAAGAAGAGCTGTAAGAGACGCTACTTTGAATGCAGGAGCGGGCGAGGTCTTTGTGATAGAGGAGGCCATGGCTGCTGCAATGGGCGCAGGCCTGCCTGTTACCGAACCGATGAGCAACATGATTGTGGATATTGGCGGGGGGACGACAGAAGTCGCAATTATCAGCCTTACGGGGGTCGTTTATAGCAATTCGATCAAAATTGCTGGCGACAAACTGGATTCGGACATCCTGAACTTTGTAAGAAAAAATTACAGTATACTGATTGGCGCCTCAACTGCCGAACAAATCAAAATGCTCATTGGTCGGGCTTATATTGAAGATGATCAGGAAGATGAAATTGATATCAAAGGTCGAGACTTAATGGACGGGATACCCAAAACCATTACCATAAACTCCAGTGAAATCACCATGGCAATCATGGATTCAGTCAACACCATCGTGGACAGCGTCAAATCAGCCCTCGAGCAGTGCCCTCCGGAGTTGGCGGCGGATATAATTGATACGGGAATAGTGCTTACGGGCGGAGGAGCGCTATTGAAAAACCTCGATGTAAGAGTTAAGCGTGAAATAGGAGTTCCCGTTGTGGTGCCTGACGATCCATTGACAACTGTTGTTAGAGGGGCGGGCATGATGCTGGAAGACATCGAATTACTAAGAGAAATCGCCAATAACTGA
- a CDS encoding substrate-binding domain-containing protein, whose protein sequence is MKNGSIVVVILALTIMLSCPVYASDKVKIGFILKTMQEKRYQKDRSVFLAKAKALGAIPLFDSCYNSEMEQVTRFENMLANGVKVIVLQPVNTGTAAILVTMAHQRGVRVVGYDSLPMNSPLDVMVMQDSWAVGKLQSEALVKWFKARKAGKVEGKVALIMGQPGDSNVFFMSEGAVEVLRANKGLDLVIQETHKNWDPARAQKTTEDVLAKFGAQVDAFICNNDGLATGVIAALKERGLDHVDRVFVAGADADLVNIRYIVKGRQAVDVWKMIDPLAEKAAEVAVKLARNPGKKITEIIKPDKMVNNGTMEVPTIVTPVKLVTRNNINETLIKGGLYTTNQIYGSQPIPEKP, encoded by the coding sequence ATGAAAAACGGTTCCATTGTTGTAGTGATCTTGGCGCTCACGATAATGCTCTCATGTCCGGTCTACGCATCTGACAAGGTCAAGATAGGTTTTATCCTGAAAACCATGCAGGAGAAACGCTACCAAAAAGACAGGAGCGTGTTCTTGGCCAAGGCCAAAGCGTTGGGGGCGATCCCACTTTTTGATTCATGTTATAACAGCGAAATGGAGCAGGTCACCAGATTCGAAAATATGCTGGCTAACGGGGTTAAGGTGATTGTGTTGCAGCCGGTTAACACGGGGACTGCCGCCATTCTTGTTACCATGGCGCACCAGCGAGGGGTTAGGGTTGTGGGGTATGACAGTCTTCCAATGAACAGCCCGCTGGACGTCATGGTCATGCAGGACAGTTGGGCGGTGGGAAAGCTGCAGAGTGAGGCCCTTGTGAAGTGGTTTAAAGCCAGAAAGGCAGGCAAAGTGGAAGGCAAGGTGGCGCTCATAATGGGGCAACCGGGTGACTCCAACGTATTCTTCATGAGTGAAGGAGCCGTTGAGGTCCTCAGGGCCAACAAAGGCCTGGATCTAGTGATCCAGGAGACGCACAAGAATTGGGACCCTGCCAGAGCGCAAAAAACCACGGAGGATGTCCTCGCCAAATTCGGCGCCCAGGTGGACGCGTTCATTTGCAACAATGACGGGCTTGCCACAGGGGTGATTGCAGCGCTGAAAGAGCGAGGATTGGATCATGTTGACCGTGTGTTCGTTGCTGGAGCCGACGCTGATCTTGTCAACATCAGATACATCGTCAAAGGAAGACAGGCCGTAGATGTGTGGAAGATGATCGACCCATTGGCGGAAAAGGCCGCAGAGGTCGCTGTCAAACTTGCGAGGAATCCAGGAAAGAAGATAACCGAAATAATCAAACCTGATAAAATGGTTAACAATGGAACTATGGAGGTCCCCACCATAGTCACTCCCGTAAAACTAGTCACTAGAAACAACATCAACGAAACACTTATCAAGGGTGGGCTCTACACGACGAACCAGATTTACGGCAGCCAGCCGATCCCAGAAAAACCCTAG
- a CDS encoding ABC transporter substrate-binding protein, with translation MKMIVSWIAISLVLVPMTCRAENPTAALKVGVVLSMTGAQARFGEIQRNSFLLAVDEINKAGGVNGRQVAIIVEDDNGQPDLAGSAAEKLISEDGVLVLTGASRSEAGWAIAAVAEQKKVPFLITSGCVDEITEQGWEYVFRIGPPLSHYFGPLLSFLEKVVNPQTLALVCENSLFGREAANRFAKAFQKTGGKIVAREIFQIGSTDFRPMLIKVRNSKPDVVFMCSLPIEGALLMRQSQELNLTPKIFAGTAQGFTISQFMLVAGGASDHVFSVDLWSPRLPYAGAQKYFDDYVLRFLSSTDYHGAQAYACMQVIADAFNRTPSLTPSGVRQALTATDTQTVFGPVRFVSEGKMTQQNSVRTFLSQWLGGTLEIVWPKEFASEQYVYPIPPWSSGP, from the coding sequence ATGAAAATGATCGTTTCCTGGATTGCCATCAGCCTTGTTTTAGTTCCGATGACGTGTCGAGCAGAAAACCCAACTGCCGCTTTGAAGGTCGGTGTAGTGCTTTCGATGACCGGAGCCCAGGCAAGGTTCGGAGAAATTCAGCGGAACTCGTTTCTTCTAGCTGTGGACGAGATCAACAAGGCCGGCGGTGTTAATGGGCGCCAAGTGGCGATCATTGTCGAAGACGACAATGGCCAACCCGACCTCGCTGGATCGGCGGCGGAAAAACTGATTTCCGAGGACGGAGTTCTTGTTTTGACAGGGGCGTCTCGTTCTGAAGCCGGCTGGGCTATAGCTGCAGTTGCTGAACAGAAAAAAGTTCCATTCCTGATCACTTCCGGTTGCGTAGACGAAATAACTGAGCAGGGATGGGAATATGTGTTTCGGATCGGCCCCCCCTTGAGCCACTATTTTGGGCCATTATTGTCGTTCTTGGAAAAAGTCGTAAATCCTCAGACGTTGGCTCTTGTCTGCGAGAATTCCCTTTTTGGCAGGGAAGCCGCAAATCGGTTTGCGAAAGCTTTTCAGAAGACAGGGGGGAAAATCGTCGCTCGAGAGATTTTTCAGATTGGTTCGACAGATTTCCGGCCGATGCTAATCAAAGTAAGAAATTCCAAGCCCGATGTCGTTTTCATGTGTTCCTTGCCAATTGAGGGCGCTCTTTTGATGCGTCAGTCACAGGAATTGAATCTTACCCCGAAGATTTTTGCCGGAACTGCCCAGGGTTTCACGATTTCACAGTTCATGCTGGTCGCTGGAGGAGCTTCTGACCACGTTTTTTCCGTTGACTTATGGAGCCCTCGGTTGCCTTATGCCGGCGCTCAGAAATACTTTGACGATTACGTCTTACGATTTCTGTCGTCCACCGACTACCACGGCGCTCAGGCATATGCTTGCATGCAGGTGATTGCTGATGCTTTCAATCGTACACCCTCTTTGACTCCTAGCGGTGTCCGGCAGGCTTTAACCGCAACTGACACGCAAACGGTATTCGGACCGGTCCGCTTTGTGTCCGAAGGCAAGATGACACAGCAGAATTCCGTGCGTACTTTCCTCAGTCAGTGGCTGGGCGGGACATTGGAAATTGTTTGGCCCAAAGAATTTGCGTCAGAGCAGTATGTTTATCCGATCCCGCCATGGTCCTCAGGACCGTAA
- a CDS encoding NHLP bacteriocin system secretion protein, which produces MPMPGTETTRKLERPEQLEEVLKFASARSWLALSAMCIAVALAVLWGIFGEVQSTVKGEAIFLTEGGLFQIVAKESGHLQEGKVRAGDAIKAGQIVAIVSNPQLEKQISVKRAEIAEMDQNRVRQVQLILAKVETQRRVLEAQRLEFLQKKVFIERRIRALDERVRVYEELLKEQAVTRQAYLTAKLDFEKASEEGALAETNLSEVLSKRRELDANTHDQIFQLKFKVDASNRELESLQRKLDLTTAIRSDFPGRVIEVLAKQGQLVREGQAVVTYEAGSALLEVEIFVPAYEGKKIHSGMAIQVTPSIVQREEYGFMTGRVKSVDLFPISREALVSWLKNEKLADSIMSQGPVLSIVGTLDKDPSTKSGFHWSSQKGADVIVTVGTLGSAGVVVLKQPPLALVLPMMKKWLGI; this is translated from the coding sequence ATGCCAATGCCAGGGACAGAGACAACAAGGAAATTAGAGAGGCCTGAGCAGCTCGAAGAGGTCCTCAAGTTTGCTTCTGCGAGAAGCTGGCTGGCTCTTTCCGCGATGTGCATCGCTGTGGCGCTTGCTGTGCTATGGGGAATATTTGGTGAGGTGCAGTCAACCGTAAAGGGAGAGGCTATTTTTTTGACCGAAGGGGGACTGTTCCAGATCGTTGCAAAAGAGTCAGGGCACCTTCAAGAGGGCAAGGTACGTGCCGGTGACGCGATCAAGGCAGGACAAATCGTCGCAATCGTCTCCAATCCCCAACTTGAGAAACAAATTAGTGTGAAACGGGCGGAAATTGCGGAAATGGACCAAAACCGCGTCCGACAGGTACAGTTGATTCTTGCCAAAGTAGAAACTCAAAGGCGTGTGCTGGAAGCCCAGAGATTGGAATTCTTGCAAAAGAAGGTATTCATCGAAAGGCGTATTAGGGCTCTCGACGAGCGAGTCAGAGTGTATGAAGAATTGCTGAAGGAGCAAGCGGTCACACGCCAGGCTTATCTCACAGCCAAACTGGATTTTGAAAAAGCATCGGAAGAAGGCGCTCTAGCCGAAACAAACTTGAGTGAAGTACTCTCCAAGAGAAGAGAACTCGACGCGAATACTCATGATCAAATTTTTCAACTAAAATTTAAAGTTGACGCATCTAATAGAGAGCTTGAATCCCTGCAAAGGAAACTCGATCTGACTACCGCTATCCGCAGCGATTTTCCGGGTCGAGTCATTGAGGTCCTGGCAAAGCAGGGACAGCTTGTTCGCGAAGGCCAAGCGGTCGTTACCTACGAGGCAGGTAGCGCCTTGTTAGAGGTAGAGATTTTTGTACCAGCGTATGAAGGGAAGAAAATTCATTCCGGCATGGCGATCCAGGTGACGCCTTCCATCGTTCAGCGCGAGGAATACGGGTTTATGACCGGAAGAGTCAAGAGCGTGGATCTATTTCCCATCTCAAGGGAAGCTCTGGTCTCCTGGCTCAAAAATGAAAAACTGGCTGATTCTATTATGTCCCAAGGCCCCGTCCTCTCGATTGTGGGGACGCTGGATAAGGACCCTTCAACCAAGAGCGGCTTTCATTGGTCGTCACAGAAGGGGGCGGACGTGATAGTCACTGTCGGGACTCTGGGTTCGGCCGGGGTAGTTGTTTTGAAACAGCCGCCTTTGGCGCTGGTTTTACCAATGATGAAAAAGTGGTTGGGCATCTGA
- a CDS encoding NHLP family bacteriocin export ABC transporter peptidase/permease/ATPase subunit has translation MNPLRFLKSKGAHWPLIRRRTRSRTPTFIQMEAFECGAAALCMIMAFYGRWITLEQMRVECGVSRDGSKASNVLKAARRYGLIATGHRPEPEELKKLPFPLIAFWNFEHFVVVEGYGPRKWYLNDPASGPREVGAKEFDRSFSRVAMTFTPGPQFERGGRKPSTMKALIRRGKGLGPELLFAVIAGLGLAAVGLSIPAFSKIFVDEFLLGGMPYFVRPLLVGMGVAIFIQAGLTWLQQSILLRLETKLALVNSSKFYVHLLRLPVSFFFHRHAGEVGSRIALNDVVALLLSGQLATSLISCFTAVFFFLAMLQYDVVLSLFGGAIAVINLVALKYVSRKRKDLNKRNLQEIGKSSGISMSGMMSIETIKATAGETDFFARWAGYQALRVNAQQESGSFSQLFGMIPSVLASLSSMVILGLGGIRIIDGFMSIGGLVAFQMLMGSFNSPFSTVVSLGAQVQELEGSVQRLDDVLNHEVDPQFEKSENLPLSPDTPPKLTGNLIINGLTFGYSRFDKPLIQDFSLTLTPGSRVALVGGSGSGKSTVAQLVAGILQPWSGSILFDGKPRWEIPRKVMANSLGMVDQEIMLFEGAVRENIALWDSAMPDEVVIRAAQDACIHDDVAALKGGYDHILEEGGRNLSGGQAQRIEIARALAIEPTILIMDEATSALDPLTEKKVDDNVRTRGCTCLIVAHRLSTIRDCDEILILDKGNVIQRGTHEEMARVDGPYAQLIKE, from the coding sequence ATGAATCCGCTTCGTTTCCTGAAGTCCAAGGGCGCACACTGGCCCCTTATCCGGCGAAGGACCCGGTCTCGCACCCCCACTTTCATACAGATGGAAGCCTTTGAATGCGGCGCTGCAGCTCTGTGCATGATCATGGCTTTCTACGGAAGATGGATAACGCTGGAGCAGATGCGTGTCGAATGCGGCGTTTCCCGTGACGGCAGCAAGGCAAGCAACGTGCTCAAGGCCGCTCGAAGGTATGGTCTCATTGCCACTGGTCACCGTCCTGAACCCGAAGAACTAAAAAAACTCCCTTTTCCCCTGATCGCTTTTTGGAATTTTGAACATTTCGTGGTCGTGGAAGGTTACGGTCCCAGGAAATGGTACTTGAATGACCCTGCATCGGGGCCCCGAGAAGTCGGGGCAAAGGAATTTGATCGCAGCTTCAGTCGAGTGGCAATGACCTTTACGCCCGGCCCCCAGTTTGAGAGAGGAGGCCGCAAGCCCAGCACAATGAAGGCCCTGATCAGACGAGGAAAAGGGTTGGGGCCGGAGCTTCTTTTTGCTGTCATCGCTGGGTTGGGGCTTGCTGCAGTAGGACTTTCCATTCCAGCGTTCTCAAAAATCTTCGTGGATGAGTTCCTCTTGGGCGGTATGCCATATTTCGTGCGCCCGCTGCTCGTGGGCATGGGAGTCGCCATTTTTATCCAGGCCGGGCTTACCTGGCTTCAGCAAAGCATCTTACTCCGCCTGGAAACGAAATTGGCCTTGGTGAATTCCAGCAAGTTTTATGTTCATCTCTTACGGCTTCCAGTCTCGTTTTTCTTTCACCGTCACGCAGGTGAGGTAGGGTCACGAATCGCATTGAACGATGTCGTCGCTCTTCTCCTTTCGGGACAGCTTGCTACCAGCCTCATCTCGTGCTTTACAGCCGTATTTTTCTTCCTTGCCATGCTTCAGTACGACGTCGTTCTCAGCCTTTTTGGGGGAGCAATCGCTGTCATCAATCTTGTTGCCTTAAAATACGTGTCACGAAAACGGAAAGACCTGAACAAGCGAAACTTACAGGAGATTGGTAAGTCCTCGGGAATTTCCATGTCAGGGATGATGTCGATAGAAACCATCAAGGCCACGGCAGGCGAGACAGATTTTTTTGCGCGATGGGCTGGTTATCAAGCCCTGCGCGTCAATGCCCAGCAGGAATCCGGTTCCTTTTCTCAACTGTTTGGCATGATCCCGTCGGTTCTCGCGAGTTTAAGCTCAATGGTGATTCTTGGACTGGGTGGTATCAGGATCATTGACGGCTTCATGAGCATTGGCGGCCTGGTGGCGTTTCAGATGCTCATGGGTAGTTTCAACAGCCCTTTTTCCACTGTAGTGTCTCTCGGGGCCCAAGTCCAGGAACTGGAGGGATCGGTCCAACGCCTCGATGATGTTCTGAATCACGAAGTAGATCCCCAGTTCGAAAAAAGTGAGAACCTTCCCCTTTCACCCGATACGCCCCCAAAACTGACCGGTAATTTGATTATAAATGGGCTCACCTTCGGTTACAGCCGGTTCGACAAACCGCTCATCCAGGATTTCAGTCTGACATTAACCCCTGGAAGTCGAGTGGCCCTGGTTGGTGGGTCAGGCAGCGGCAAGTCGACCGTTGCGCAACTTGTCGCGGGGATATTGCAACCTTGGAGCGGCAGCATCTTATTTGACGGCAAGCCTCGATGGGAAATTCCCCGTAAGGTCATGGCCAATTCGCTCGGTATGGTGGACCAGGAAATCATGCTGTTTGAAGGCGCCGTTCGAGAAAATATCGCCCTCTGGGACAGCGCCATGCCGGACGAGGTAGTGATCCGAGCTGCGCAGGATGCGTGTATCCATGACGATGTGGCGGCTCTAAAGGGTGGGTATGACCACATTCTTGAAGAAGGTGGCCGCAACCTCAGTGGAGGGCAGGCGCAAAGAATCGAGATCGCCAGAGCCTTGGCAATTGAACCAACTATACTGATCATGGATGAGGCTACCAGCGCCCTTGACCCCCTCACGGAAAAAAAAGTCGACGACAATGTGAGAACTCGTGGGTGCACATGTCTCATTGTCGCCCATCGTCTTAGCACCATTAGAGACTGCGACGAAATACTGATTCTGGATAAGGGCAATGTGATTCAACGCGGGACACATGAAGAGATGGCTCGGGTGGACGGACCTTATGCCCAGTTGATCAAAGAATAG